One part of the Halobellus ruber genome encodes these proteins:
- the metX gene encoding homoserine O-acetyltransferase MetX has product MKTDSGTVDLGRFDFAAGDEIGSLEVAYESYGEFDGDNAVLVCHALTGSQNVAGYGSETAGQARAWWNDIVGPGKAIDTNDYYVVCANVPGSCYGTTGPPSTDPEGDMYGTDFPPVTVGDWTRSQRLLLDELGVGRLHAVVGGSVGAMNALDWAKRYPDDARYVVSVAGAARLDAQCLALDAVARRAITSDPDWNGGDYYDTDAEPTDGLALARQIGHVMYLSKASMEGKFGRRAAGRDAQRDSFPSDPAAAFFPYRDVESYLDYQAEKFVDRFDANSYLYLTRAMDDYDLAEGYEDDAAAVAAFEGEALAISFTGDWHFTTEQSETVARAFRETGIPVAHHVVESDHGHDAFLVEPEKVGPPLRDFLDDGVDGRSVHDTDEATDSGGDFAPVHASLFSR; this is encoded by the coding sequence ATGAAGACCGACAGCGGGACCGTCGACCTCGGCCGGTTCGACTTCGCCGCCGGCGACGAGATCGGGAGTTTGGAAGTCGCCTACGAGTCCTACGGCGAGTTCGACGGCGATAATGCTGTTCTGGTCTGTCACGCCCTCACCGGCAGCCAGAACGTCGCGGGCTACGGCTCGGAGACGGCCGGCCAGGCGCGGGCGTGGTGGAACGACATCGTCGGCCCGGGGAAGGCCATCGACACCAACGACTACTACGTCGTCTGCGCGAACGTTCCCGGGTCCTGTTACGGCACCACCGGCCCGCCGTCGACCGACCCCGAGGGCGATATGTACGGCACCGACTTCCCGCCGGTGACCGTCGGCGACTGGACGCGCTCCCAGCGGCTCCTGCTCGACGAACTCGGCGTCGGCCGGCTCCACGCGGTCGTCGGCGGCAGCGTGGGCGCGATGAACGCCCTCGATTGGGCGAAACGCTACCCCGACGACGCCCGGTACGTGGTGTCGGTCGCGGGCGCCGCACGCCTCGACGCGCAGTGTCTGGCCCTGGACGCCGTCGCCCGCCGGGCGATCACGTCCGACCCCGACTGGAACGGCGGCGACTACTACGACACGGACGCCGAGCCGACCGACGGCCTGGCGTTAGCCCGCCAGATCGGCCACGTTATGTACCTCTCGAAGGCGTCGATGGAGGGGAAGTTCGGGCGGCGCGCCGCCGGCCGCGACGCCCAGCGGGACTCCTTTCCCTCGGATCCCGCCGCCGCCTTCTTCCCGTACCGCGACGTGGAGTCGTACCTCGATTACCAGGCCGAGAAGTTCGTCGACCGGTTCGACGCCAACTCGTATCTCTATCTCACCCGCGCGATGGACGATTACGACCTCGCGGAGGGGTACGAGGACGACGCCGCCGCGGTGGCGGCCTTCGAGGGCGAGGCGCTCGCGATCTCCTTCACCGGCGACTGGCACTTCACCACCGAACAGTCCGAGACCGTCGCCCGGGCGTTCCGGGAGACGGGGATTCCCGTCGCCCACCACGTCGTCGAGTCGGATCACGGCCACGACGCCTTCCTGGTGGAACCCGAGAAGGTCGGCCCGCCGCTCCGGGACTTCCTCGACGACGGCGTCGACGGCCGCTCGGTCCACGACACCGACGAGGCGACCGATTCCGGCGGCGACTTCGCGCCGGTCCACGCGTCGCTGTTCAGCCGGTAA
- a CDS encoding cobyrinic acid a,c-diamide synthase has translation MNGIVLGGTQSGVGKTVATLAVVRAFQDAGYDVQPAKAGPDFIDPSHHAQVAGRPSRTLDLWLEGTEGLRRNYARGDGDVCVVEGVMGLYDGDASSTAMVAEALDLPVVLVVDAKAGMESVAATAHGFREYAAHAGVDVEVAGIIAQRAHGGRHAEGIRDALPDGLEYFGRIPPTPDLAIPDRHLGLEMGAESPLDPDALDAAAEHLRTDRLLDAARSPAAPDPKLRPAADRAAPTGDRPTVAVARDAAFAFVYPATLERLRERAEVVTFSPVAGDDLPACDGVYLPGGYPELHGPALASSPALSTLSARAADGLPIFGECGGLMALSESLTTAEGDTHAMAGVLPADVRMHDRYQALDHVELRAERDTLSAGAGETRRGHEFHYSSADVGADARFAFEVRRGSGITDERDGLTEYRTLGTYCHLHPESGAFDSFLDRIGAAAE, from the coding sequence ATGAACGGCATCGTGCTCGGCGGCACCCAGTCGGGTGTCGGCAAGACCGTCGCCACGCTCGCCGTCGTCCGGGCGTTCCAGGACGCGGGATACGACGTCCAACCCGCCAAGGCCGGCCCAGACTTCATCGACCCCAGCCACCACGCGCAGGTCGCCGGCCGGCCCTCGCGGACGCTGGATCTGTGGCTGGAGGGCACCGAGGGGCTCCGCCGCAACTACGCCCGCGGCGACGGCGACGTCTGCGTGGTCGAGGGCGTGATGGGACTGTACGACGGCGACGCATCGAGCACCGCGATGGTGGCCGAAGCGCTGGATCTCCCGGTCGTGCTCGTTGTCGACGCCAAAGCCGGGATGGAGAGCGTCGCCGCGACCGCCCACGGCTTCCGCGAGTACGCGGCCCACGCCGGCGTCGACGTCGAGGTCGCGGGGATCATCGCCCAGCGGGCCCACGGCGGCCGCCACGCCGAGGGGATCCGCGACGCCCTCCCCGACGGGCTCGAGTACTTCGGGCGGATCCCGCCGACCCCGGATCTTGCGATCCCGGACCGACACCTCGGACTGGAGATGGGCGCGGAGTCGCCGCTCGACCCGGACGCGCTGGATGCGGCCGCCGAACACCTCCGGACCGACCGTTTGCTCGACGCCGCGAGGTCGCCGGCGGCGCCGGATCCGAAGCTACGCCCCGCTGCCGACCGCGCCGCGCCGACCGGCGACCGCCCGACCGTCGCAGTCGCCCGCGACGCGGCGTTTGCCTTCGTCTACCCTGCCACGCTCGAACGCCTCCGGGAGCGCGCCGAGGTGGTCACGTTCTCGCCGGTCGCCGGCGACGACCTCCCGGCGTGTGACGGGGTCTACCTCCCGGGCGGCTACCCCGAACTCCACGGCCCGGCGCTGGCTTCGAGTCCGGCGCTGTCGACCCTCTCGGCGCGGGCGGCTGACGGACTCCCGATTTTCGGGGAGTGCGGCGGGCTGATGGCGCTTTCGGAGTCGCTGACGACGGCCGAGGGCGACACCCACGCGATGGCGGGTGTGCTCCCCGCCGACGTCCGAATGCACGACCGCTACCAGGCGCTGGACCACGTCGAACTCCGGGCCGAACGGGACACCCTCTCCGCGGGGGCTGGCGAGACCCGTCGCGGCCACGAGTTCCACTACTCCAGCGCCGACGTCGGCGCCGACGCCCGGTTCGCGTTCGAGGTCCGCCGCGGATCGGGGATCACGGACGAGCGCGACGGCCTCACCGAGTACCGAACGCTCGGCACCTACTGCCACCTCCACCCCGAGAGCGGCGCGTTCGATTCCTTCCTCGACCGGATCGGGGCCGCCGCGGAGTAG
- a CDS encoding precorrin-8X methylmutase produces MDIAETSMDIVRSFVPEETLEDRLRQKAVHATGSPDFQHLLRFHNDPVAAGARAVLDERPIVTDITMAKAGITGRGHDCEVRKAIGEGAELAAETGMTRTAASVLELDKRGVYDGAIAVVGNAPTAALALSDCIADGTRPAVVVATPVGFVKATESRERVRTVAAEYGVPAVTHVGTRGGSGLAAALTNELIHVASDARDGEAEIDANE; encoded by the coding sequence ATGGACATCGCCGAGACGAGTATGGACATCGTCAGGTCGTTCGTGCCCGAGGAGACGCTCGAAGACCGCCTCCGGCAGAAGGCCGTCCACGCCACGGGCTCGCCCGACTTCCAGCACCTGCTGCGGTTCCACAACGACCCCGTCGCCGCCGGCGCCCGCGCGGTCCTCGACGAGCGGCCGATCGTGACCGACATCACGATGGCGAAGGCGGGGATCACGGGCCGCGGCCACGACTGCGAGGTGCGGAAGGCCATCGGCGAGGGCGCCGAACTCGCGGCCGAAACCGGAATGACCCGGACCGCGGCGTCGGTGCTGGAACTCGACAAGCGGGGCGTCTACGACGGCGCGATCGCGGTCGTGGGCAACGCGCCCACCGCCGCCTTGGCGCTGTCGGACTGTATCGCGGATGGCACCCGGCCGGCGGTCGTGGTGGCGACGCCGGTCGGGTTCGTGAAGGCCACGGAGAGTCGGGAGCGAGTCAGGACGGTCGCCGCCGAGTACGGCGTCCCCGCCGTGACGCACGTCGGGACGCGCGGCGGCAGCGGGCTCGCGGCGGCGCTCACCAACGAACTGATCCACGTTGCAAGCGACGCCCGGGACGGCGAAGCGGAGATCGACGCCAATGAGTGA
- a CDS encoding pyridoxal-phosphate-dependent aminotransferase family protein encodes MDEDFLLLNPGPVPVTDEVSAAMDEPMVSHRSAAFEAVYERAQDGLEYVFEESTLDGTATATDAGGTSLLLNGTASMGMEAAVANLVGSGEHVVALVNGKFGRRFARIAERYADVTRVEVPWGDSIPLSDVDAALTDDTDLVTMVHNETSTGLLNPVAGVGRIADRYDARFVVDGVTSIGGDVFCVDPWNVDIAITDAQKALAAPPGISAMYVTGEVVDDLDGESAPFYEDLEWHLRKAESHQTPFTSAVPLFRAMAVAVEDIVAETMPTRIARHRRQAAAFRAGFTGMGLDLFANAEDATVLSNTVTAVSLPDPVRGDDADAFFDGVDARNVSISGGQGHLGGTIFRVSNMGGLPDSAILRGVRVVGEAMADAGVDVDVDAGLAAARGELNLAETAPADD; translated from the coding sequence CGGCGGCGTTCGAGGCGGTCTACGAGCGCGCACAGGACGGCCTCGAGTACGTCTTCGAGGAGTCCACGCTCGACGGGACCGCGACCGCGACCGACGCGGGGGGGACCTCGCTGCTCCTCAACGGGACCGCGTCGATGGGGATGGAGGCCGCGGTCGCGAACCTCGTCGGGTCTGGGGAGCACGTGGTCGCCCTGGTCAACGGGAAGTTCGGCCGGCGGTTCGCCCGGATCGCCGAGCGGTACGCCGACGTGACCCGCGTGGAGGTCCCGTGGGGCGACTCGATTCCCCTCTCCGACGTCGACGCCGCCCTCACCGACGACACCGACCTGGTGACGATGGTCCACAACGAGACCAGCACCGGACTCCTGAACCCCGTCGCCGGCGTCGGTCGGATCGCCGACCGGTACGACGCCCGGTTCGTGGTCGACGGCGTGACCTCGATCGGCGGCGACGTGTTCTGCGTCGATCCCTGGAACGTCGACATCGCGATCACCGACGCACAGAAGGCGCTGGCGGCGCCGCCGGGGATCAGCGCGATGTACGTGACCGGCGAGGTCGTCGACGATCTCGACGGTGAGTCGGCGCCGTTCTACGAGGACCTGGAGTGGCACCTCCGGAAGGCCGAGTCCCACCAGACGCCCTTCACCAGCGCCGTGCCGCTGTTCCGCGCGATGGCGGTCGCCGTCGAGGACATCGTCGCGGAGACGATGCCCACACGGATCGCCCGCCACCGCCGACAGGCCGCGGCGTTCCGCGCGGGCTTCACCGGGATGGGGCTCGACCTGTTCGCGAACGCCGAGGACGCCACCGTGCTCTCGAACACCGTGACGGCGGTGTCGCTCCCGGACCCGGTCCGGGGTGACGACGCCGACGCCTTCTTCGACGGCGTCGACGCCCGGAACGTGAGCATCTCCGGCGGTCAGGGGCACCTCGGCGGCACCATCTTCCGGGTGAGCAATATGGGGGGGCTCCCCGATTCGGCGATCCTCCGGGGCGTCCGGGTCGTCGGCGAGGCGATGGCCGACGCGGGCGTCGACGTCGACGTCGATGCCGGGCTGGCGGCCGCACGCGGCGAACTCAACCTTGCCGAAACCGCGCCCGCCGACGACTGA
- a CDS encoding O-acetylhomoserine aminocarboxypropyltransferase/cysteine synthase family protein — protein MADGFHTRSLHAGQTPDEATGARAPPIYQTTSYVFEDADRAADLYALEADGDVYSRISNPTTRILEGRLAALEGGTAAVATASGMAALDAATSVLASAGDNVVASADMYGGTATYLTKMATRRGVDVRVVDTLDYDAYEEKIDEDTAYVHVETVANPSLKTPDFERLAAIAHEGRAPLVVDNTFATPYLCRPIEHGADVVWESTTKWIHGSGTTVGGILVDGGTFPWQHADYDELSGENPAFDVDFVERYGDAAFANVARQRALRTLGNQQSPFDAWQTIQGLETLPLRMKRHCGNAREVAEFLRDHDGVAWVSYPGFEDHPTHDNATRYLGADDGGRNESTAAAGADVGGYGGMVTFGLAGGYEAAKRTCEATDLASFLANIGDAKTLIIHPASTTHAQLSAEEQRAAGISPEMLRLSVGIEDGDDIVTDLDRAIEEATRAVGGGERG, from the coding sequence ATGGCCGATGGGTTCCACACCCGGAGTCTGCACGCCGGGCAGACGCCGGACGAAGCGACGGGGGCGCGTGCGCCGCCGATCTACCAGACCACCTCCTACGTCTTCGAGGACGCCGACCGCGCGGCCGACCTCTACGCGCTGGAGGCCGACGGCGACGTCTACTCCCGGATCTCCAACCCCACGACGCGGATCCTGGAGGGCCGGCTGGCCGCCCTCGAAGGGGGAACCGCCGCGGTCGCCACCGCTTCGGGGATGGCGGCGCTGGACGCCGCCACGAGCGTGCTGGCCTCCGCAGGCGACAACGTCGTCGCCTCCGCGGATATGTACGGCGGGACCGCGACCTACCTCACGAAGATGGCCACCCGCCGCGGCGTCGACGTCCGCGTGGTCGACACCCTCGATTACGACGCCTACGAGGAGAAGATCGACGAGGACACCGCCTACGTCCACGTGGAGACGGTCGCGAACCCCTCGCTGAAGACCCCCGACTTCGAGCGCCTCGCGGCGATCGCCCACGAGGGCCGGGCGCCGCTCGTGGTCGACAACACGTTCGCGACGCCATATCTGTGCCGGCCGATCGAACACGGCGCCGACGTCGTCTGGGAGTCGACCACGAAGTGGATCCACGGGTCGGGGACTACCGTCGGCGGCATCCTCGTCGACGGCGGCACGTTCCCCTGGCAGCACGCCGACTACGACGAGTTGTCGGGAGAGAACCCCGCCTTCGACGTGGACTTCGTCGAGCGGTACGGCGACGCCGCCTTCGCCAACGTCGCCCGCCAGCGCGCGCTGCGCACGCTCGGCAACCAACAGTCGCCGTTCGACGCCTGGCAGACCATCCAGGGGCTGGAGACCCTGCCGCTCCGGATGAAGCGGCACTGCGGGAACGCCCGGGAGGTCGCCGAGTTCCTCCGGGACCACGACGGCGTGGCGTGGGTGTCGTACCCCGGCTTCGAGGACCATCCGACCCACGACAACGCCACCCGGTACCTCGGGGCCGACGACGGCGGTAGAAACGAATCGACGGCCGCGGCCGGCGCCGACGTCGGCGGCTACGGCGGGATGGTCACCTTCGGGCTGGCCGGGGGGTACGAGGCGGCAAAGCGGACGTGCGAGGCGACCGACCTCGCCTCCTTCCTCGCGAACATCGGGGACGCGAAGACCCTCATCATCCACCCGGCGTCGACGACCCACGCCCAGTTGAGTGCGGAGGAACAGCGCGCCGCGGGGATCTCACCCGAGATGCTCCGGCTGTCGGTCGGGATCGAGGACGGCGACGACATCGTCACCGACCTGGATCGGGCGATCGAGGAGGCGACCCGGGCGGTGGGGGGAGGGGAGCGCGGATGA
- a CDS encoding SDR family NAD(P)-dependent oxidoreductase produces MDVAERIAVVTGATSGIGKATARRLAAEGSHVVLLARTDSDLEAVAEAIRAEGGTASVFPVDLADREAVESTAAEIRSAVGDPDILVNSAGIGDWVALWEAESGQFERIMAVTVFGAYNLARQFLPSMLERNRGYVVTIESPAAHGPIPGATAYQTARYALRGLSESLRVDLHSTGIGVTSVIPGVVDSEYFERNDGVEERLPGTAKSLDRLDPATVADGVLEGIRGEKNRVYKPETLRLLVLARRLFPNRFDSYTAERSWQPSRSE; encoded by the coding sequence ATGGACGTAGCCGAGCGGATCGCAGTGGTCACCGGCGCAACGAGCGGGATCGGGAAGGCGACCGCACGGCGGCTGGCCGCCGAGGGGAGCCACGTGGTCCTGCTTGCGCGGACCGACTCCGACCTCGAAGCCGTCGCCGAGGCCATCCGGGCAGAGGGCGGGACGGCGAGCGTGTTTCCGGTGGATCTCGCCGACCGGGAGGCGGTCGAATCCACCGCGGCAGAGATCAGGTCGGCGGTCGGCGATCCGGACATCCTGGTCAACAGCGCCGGCATCGGCGACTGGGTCGCGCTGTGGGAGGCCGAGTCCGGCCAGTTCGAGCGGATTATGGCGGTGACCGTCTTCGGCGCGTACAACCTTGCAAGGCAGTTCCTGCCGTCGATGTTGGAACGGAACCGCGGCTACGTCGTCACGATCGAATCGCCGGCGGCGCACGGCCCGATTCCGGGCGCGACCGCGTATCAGACCGCGCGCTACGCGCTCCGCGGCCTGAGTGAGTCGCTCCGGGTCGACCTCCACTCGACCGGCATCGGCGTCACGAGCGTCATCCCCGGGGTCGTCGACAGCGAGTACTTCGAGCGCAACGACGGGGTCGAGGAACGGTTGCCGGGGACGGCGAAGAGCCTCGACCGGCTCGATCCGGCGACGGTCGCCGACGGCGTGCTCGAAGGGATCCGGGGCGAGAAGAACCGGGTGTACAAGCCGGAGACCCTCCGGCTGCTGGTCCTCGCCCGACGGCTGTTCCCGAACCGGTTCGATTCCTACACCGCGGAACGGAGCTGGCAACCGTCGAGGTCCGAGTAG
- a CDS encoding cupin domain-containing protein: MSTYVTGRTLDSSGDPIPGTGFEVEAGSWLEDRLGERAGPITSHPTRSVWGIPLSGEDGPIRTLSVFGAGYDGPPAHYHERSVELFAVESGSLTVTLDGTERTVSAGESVTVDTGVVHSFRNGTDERALVITEIRSPGRLRQVLPTLGGLAHDQTRDADDPLQQALVADALDGNTTFVRGEGIAGVAADALTPLARAAGYQGAYATYLQPAFWRAHVEQPGT; the protein is encoded by the coding sequence GTGTCCACCTACGTCACCGGTCGCACGCTCGACAGCAGCGGCGACCCGATCCCCGGGACGGGGTTCGAGGTCGAAGCGGGGAGTTGGCTCGAAGACCGACTGGGCGAACGGGCCGGCCCGATCACCTCCCACCCGACCCGGTCGGTCTGGGGGATCCCGCTGTCGGGTGAGGATGGGCCGATCCGGACGCTCAGCGTCTTCGGTGCGGGGTACGACGGCCCGCCGGCTCACTACCACGAACGGAGCGTCGAACTGTTCGCGGTCGAATCGGGGTCGCTGACGGTGACGCTCGACGGCACGGAGCGGACGGTCTCGGCCGGCGAGTCGGTGACCGTCGACACCGGCGTCGTCCACTCGTTTCGGAACGGGACCGACGAGCGGGCGCTCGTAATCACGGAGATCCGCTCGCCGGGGCGGCTCCGCCAGGTCCTCCCGACGCTCGGCGGACTGGCGCACGACCAAACCCGGGATGCGGACGACCCGCTCCAGCAGGCGCTCGTCGCCGACGCGCTCGACGGAAACACGACGTTCGTTCGCGGTGAGGGGATCGCGGGCGTGGCAGCGGACGCGCTCACGCCGCTGGCCCGAGCCGCTGGCTACCAGGGCGCGTACGCGACGTATCTACAGCCGGCGTTCTGGCGGGCACACGTCGAACAGCCCGGGACCTGA